A window of the Nitrosopumilus ureiphilus genome harbors these coding sequences:
- a CDS encoding AAA family ATPase yields MQINSIELENFRRYKEEIIEFPTGLIGIVGRNGVGKSTLVEALAWCLYGSDAARTKQDEIKRSQAKEREKCRVIIELTFESDALKIERILSGKNFTPSANLYLNGNPNPHVSGTKAVTDYITHRTKMDYVAFITSIFARQKDLDGLTGMTGATRRKTILRLLRIDQIEDAIKMIKEDSKQNELQIQQIEKYVKDVSILEKELQNMQTQVQIRQKSITINQKKVNILKKSLEEHEHRFSILEEKYVKHQEINTKIEGLKGLIQGHNQEKITLTKKLDESLEAKKVLNKLKPKLDKFEKIKKIKVELDSLELKFTEKSSLEDQLKNCKNKISDMQTKISSFHESIKSYGNLDSKINLMNEELRKLEDDLNNQKQQQNQIDSKIFEKASRKNELNAELIEIQELGDKSECPKCKRPLEDTVEKLVGIITQNIQSITKEIDSFTKEQEIILKHTDNVGKQITLKKQEREEIENQIQIKNNLLTKIGENTKILESYQDEEKTIQNNLFNFKGINYDKAKHEEIKSEFQKLEKIYQNSIALNEHVKQIDILNSQVDLVGKDIDTSTKQLHSKNTELTTINFNETEYQKVKGKKYEANIEHQTNRENLIKEEQELLQVKDQIQQQENTIKEEKQKQDEIKKIQSTLQELSTLKKLMIDFKSDLMVRIKPQLAAKTSSLLKQITNGRYTSVDFDDDFTLKINDEGINHNIKRFSGGETDLVNLCLRIAISEELSQRSGGSGTQIIILDEIFGSQDERRKASILQALHELTSKFRQILLITHVEDVKDALPYVLNITENPDNTVSIEEEGTLPIPIE; encoded by the coding sequence ATGCAAATTAATAGCATAGAACTAGAAAATTTTAGGCGTTACAAAGAGGAAATTATTGAGTTTCCTACGGGATTGATAGGAATTGTTGGGCGAAATGGTGTTGGAAAATCGACTTTGGTGGAGGCTCTAGCATGGTGTCTTTATGGTTCTGATGCTGCACGAACCAAGCAAGATGAAATCAAACGTAGTCAAGCAAAGGAGCGGGAAAAATGCAGAGTCATTATTGAATTGACTTTTGAGTCGGATGCTTTAAAGATAGAACGAATTCTGAGCGGAAAAAATTTCACTCCATCTGCAAATTTGTATCTTAATGGCAATCCAAATCCTCATGTAAGTGGTACAAAAGCTGTTACCGATTACATCACACATAGAACTAAAATGGATTATGTTGCATTTATCACATCAATTTTTGCACGACAAAAAGACTTAGATGGATTAACTGGAATGACTGGAGCTACAAGAAGAAAAACAATTCTAAGATTATTACGAATTGATCAAATTGAAGATGCAATCAAAATGATAAAGGAAGACAGTAAACAAAATGAACTACAAATTCAACAAATAGAAAAATATGTCAAAGATGTATCTATATTGGAAAAAGAATTACAAAATATGCAAACACAAGTACAAATTAGACAAAAATCAATTACAATTAACCAAAAGAAAGTAAATATTCTTAAAAAATCATTAGAAGAACACGAACATAGATTTTCAATATTAGAAGAAAAATATGTCAAACATCAAGAGATTAATACAAAAATAGAAGGTCTCAAAGGACTAATACAAGGACATAACCAAGAAAAGATCACATTAACAAAAAAGCTTGACGAATCACTTGAAGCAAAAAAAGTATTAAATAAATTAAAACCAAAACTTGATAAATTTGAAAAAATTAAAAAAATAAAAGTAGAATTAGATTCTTTAGAATTAAAATTTACAGAAAAATCTTCTTTAGAGGATCAACTTAAAAATTGTAAGAATAAGATATCAGACATGCAAACAAAAATATCTAGTTTTCATGAATCAATAAAATCCTATGGAAATTTAGATTCCAAAATTAATCTTATGAATGAAGAATTAAGAAAATTAGAAGATGATTTGAATAATCAAAAACAACAGCAAAATCAAATTGACAGCAAAATCTTTGAAAAAGCTAGTCGTAAAAATGAACTAAATGCAGAATTAATTGAAATTCAAGAACTTGGAGATAAAAGCGAATGCCCAAAATGCAAAAGACCCCTTGAAGATACAGTAGAAAAATTAGTTGGAATTATAACACAAAATATTCAATCGATCACAAAAGAAATTGATTCTTTTACAAAAGAACAAGAAATTATACTAAAACATACTGACAATGTTGGAAAACAAATTACTCTAAAAAAACAAGAAAGAGAAGAAATTGAGAATCAAATCCAGATTAAAAATAATTTGTTGACAAAAATAGGAGAAAATACAAAGATATTAGAATCATATCAAGATGAAGAAAAAACTATTCAAAACAATTTATTTAATTTTAAGGGGATAAATTACGATAAAGCCAAACATGAAGAAATCAAATCTGAATTTCAAAAACTAGAAAAAATATATCAAAATTCAATTGCTTTAAATGAACATGTAAAACAAATCGACATATTAAATTCTCAAGTTGATTTAGTCGGTAAAGATATTGACACATCTACTAAACAACTACATTCCAAAAATACAGAATTAACTACAATAAATTTTAATGAAACAGAATATCAAAAAGTCAAAGGAAAAAAATATGAGGCCAATATAGAACATCAAACTAATCGTGAGAATTTAATTAAAGAAGAACAAGAATTACTTCAAGTTAAGGATCAAATTCAACAACAAGAAAATACGATTAAAGAAGAAAAACAAAAGCAAGATGAAATCAAAAAAATACAATCAACATTACAAGAATTATCTACACTCAAAAAATTAATGATTGATTTTAAATCAGATTTAATGGTTAGAATAAAACCACAACTAGCTGCAAAAACTTCCTCTCTTCTCAAACAAATTACCAATGGCAGATATACTTCTGTTGATTTTGATGATGACTTTACGTTGAAGATTAATGATGAAGGAATAAATCATAATATTAAACGATTTTCAGGTGGAGAAACGGATCTTGTAAATTTGTGTCTTCGAATTGCAATTTCTGAAGAATTATCTCAAAGATCTGGAGGTTCAGGTACTCAAATTATAATACTAGATGAAATTTTTGGTAGTCAGGATGAAAGAAGGAAAGCAAGCATCCTTCAAGCATTGCATGAATTAACTAGTAAATTTAGACAAATATTGCTCATCACCCATGTTGAAGATGTTAAGGATGCTTTACCTTATGTGCTCAATATAACGGAGAATCCAGATAATACTGTAAGTATTGAAGAAGAAGGTACTTTACCGATACCAATTGAATGA
- a CDS encoding AbrB/MazE/SpoVT family DNA-binding domain-containing protein yields the protein MSIKSKKEILGISPISHKYQITVPKEVRDSKNWKEGDRIVFVKEDERIYLSSSTEV from the coding sequence TTGAGTATAAAATCAAAGAAAGAAATACTTGGAATAAGTCCGATTAGTCACAAGTATCAGATAACAGTACCAAAAGAAGTCAGAGACAGTAAAAACTGGAAGGAAGGAGACAGAATTGTTTTTGTCAAGGAAGATGAAAGAATTTACCTGAGCTCAAGCACAGAAGTGTAA
- a CDS encoding OsmC family protein, whose amino-acid sequence MNVQTRAKMVNGVNVTQLFETIDSIKENGEIAKFNFRVQNKWVGGTENHTTVNDYYGACKTHTRSKPHTFVKDEPPVLLGKDRGANPVEYLLAGLAGCVTTSLVAHAAARGVKIDSIESTLEGNIDLHGLLQLDDTNPGYQGINISFKIKSDTSDEILQELIELAKKASPVANTISRPTPVNVKLIR is encoded by the coding sequence ATGAATGTTCAAACCCGAGCAAAAATGGTAAATGGTGTTAATGTCACTCAACTTTTTGAAACGATTGACAGCATCAAAGAAAATGGTGAGATTGCAAAATTCAACTTTCGTGTCCAAAACAAGTGGGTTGGCGGAACAGAAAATCACACAACTGTCAATGATTACTATGGTGCATGCAAGACTCACACCAGAAGTAAACCCCATACATTTGTCAAAGATGAACCACCAGTTCTCTTAGGAAAAGATAGAGGAGCAAATCCTGTTGAATACCTTTTAGCAGGATTAGCTGGGTGTGTAACGACTAGTTTAGTTGCTCATGCAGCAGCAAGAGGGGTGAAGATTGATTCAATTGAATCAACTCTAGAGGGGAATATTGATCTTCATGGATTACTTCAGTTAGATGATACGAATCCTGGATATCAAGGAATCAACATCTCTTTTAAGATAAAGTCTGATACATCTGATGAAATCTTGCAGGAATTGATTGAGCTTGCAAAGAAGGCCTCTCCGGTTGCAAATACAATATCAAGACCAACTCCTGTAAATGTAAAATTGATAAGATAA
- a CDS encoding ParB/RepB/Spo0J family partition protein: MREKGLLNPIMVRKNKYGKYDLIAGQRIFLASKKIGLNTIPAIIRSDLNDTDATIISLIENVQRADMNPLDKDKAYKTIYEEYNDYTKVAQETEVSISTIKKYLTLLNLSSTLQDKLTTSDGPTGLGLYQNLQKHFHLMNRKKITRK; this comes from the coding sequence ATTCGGGAAAAAGGACTTCTAAATCCAATCATGGTGAGAAAAAACAAATATGGAAAATATGATTTAATTGCGGGGCAAAGAATATTTCTTGCTAGTAAAAAAATTGGTTTAAACACAATTCCTGCAATCATAAGATCTGATCTAAATGATACAGATGCGACAATAATTTCTCTTATTGAAAATGTTCAACGTGCAGATATGAATCCACTTGATAAAGATAAAGCCTATAAAACAATTTATGAAGAATATAATGATTATACAAAAGTTGCACAAGAAACTGAAGTTTCTATTTCTACGATAAAAAAATATTTGACTCTTCTGAATCTTTCTTCCACATTACAAGATAAACTAACAACATCAGATGGGCCAACAGGATTGGGGCTTTATCAAAACTTGCAGAAACATTTTCACCTGATGAATAGAAAAAAGATTACGAGGAAATAG
- a CDS encoding SHOCT domain-containing protein, which translates to MFSTLSNFIAGQEWMMIIIPIIILAVIGFIAVIKSISKRVPIGDKKRLDLLKDRLAKGEITKEEYDKLKGEFE; encoded by the coding sequence ATGTTTTCTACTCTATCCAATTTCATTGCAGGTCAGGAATGGATGATGATTATAATTCCAATAATTATCTTAGCTGTGATTGGATTCATTGCAGTGATTAAATCCATTTCTAAACGAGTACCTATAGGAGATAAAAAAAGGCTAGATTTATTGAAGGACAGATTAGCAAAAGGAGAAATCACTAAAGAAGAATATGACAAACTCAAAGGGGAATTTGAGTAA
- a CDS encoding TIGR02391 family protein — protein MKRISVSDLMEVVCDLQELYDYIDLMKSDSKIEEVLEIQVKGRGEHPVLLPILKKCHRIIDENDSNFDIFEPLHDEMNVCIDYLEKNYSTKSRILKIPEKLRSKDYDKMLEHISRMIDILVGYSDKLTVTNSTSKKTILPNEMKLHPKIIKASKNLFHDKHYSQAIFEAVKVLEKELKSKSKVKDKIGVNLANIVFNKENPIIKIVEGDDQEQIDEREGFRFLYMGAFLGIKNPKSHSIQHLKDPEKAKEYLSFISLLMKRLDEAVNE, from the coding sequence GTGAAAAGAATATCCGTTTCAGATTTGATGGAAGTTGTCTGTGATTTGCAGGAACTTTATGATTACATTGACTTGATGAAAAGTGATAGCAAAATCGAAGAAGTGTTAGAAATACAAGTGAAAGGAAGAGGGGAGCATCCAGTATTGTTGCCTATTTTGAAGAAATGTCACAGAATTATTGATGAAAATGATTCAAACTTTGATATCTTTGAGCCGCTTCATGACGAAATGAATGTCTGTATTGATTATCTGGAGAAAAACTATTCCACAAAATCAAGAATACTAAAAATTCCTGAAAAACTCAGATCAAAAGACTATGACAAGATGCTTGAGCATATAAGCAGAATGATTGACATTCTTGTTGGATATTCTGACAAGCTTACAGTTACAAATTCTACATCTAAAAAAACTATACTACCAAATGAAATGAAATTACATCCAAAAATCATCAAAGCAAGCAAGAATCTTTTTCATGACAAACATTACTCTCAGGCAATTTTTGAGGCAGTCAAAGTTTTAGAAAAAGAACTCAAATCTAAAAGCAAAGTAAAAGACAAGATTGGTGTAAACTTAGCAAATATTGTCTTTAACAAAGAAAATCCAATCATAAAGATTGTAGAAGGTGATGATCAAGAACAGATTGATGAAAGAGAAGGATTTAGATTTTTGTACATGGGAGCATTTTTGGGAATAAAAAATCCAAAATCACATTCTATTCAACATCTAAAAGATCCTGAAAAAGCAAAAGAGTATCTTTCTTTTATCAGCCTCTTAATGAAAAGATTGGATGAAGCAGTAAATGAGTGA
- a CDS encoding AAA family ATPase, protein MLIGIPGCGKTTFCRKFFPEMMRISRDDIGDTKKEHRIILERLEQNNDFVIDDINHTKDVRQKLFEMAKSFDAKVTGIFFDVSTDRCIAQNFKREKPLPDAAIGITIDETPFGSQNSSLVRTNLVIVSSIRIPVMMVASI, encoded by the coding sequence ATGCTAATTGGTATTCCTGGATGTGGAAAAACTACGTTTTGTAGAAAATTCTTTCCAGAAATGATGAGAATCTCCCGTGATGATATTGGAGACACAAAAAAAGAACATAGAATAATTTTAGAAAGACTAGAGCAAAACAATGATTTTGTGATTGATGACATTAACCACACTAAAGACGTACGTCAGAAACTATTTGAAATGGCAAAATCATTTGATGCCAAAGTCACTGGAATATTTTTTGACGTTAGTACTGATAGGTGTATTGCCCAAAACTTTAAACGAGAAAAACCATTGCCTGATGCTGCAATTGGGATTACAATAGATGAAACACCTTTTGGTAGCCAAAATTCATCGTTAGTACGAACAAATTTGGTGATTGTAAGTAGTATCAGAATCCCAGTAATGATGGTAGCATCAATCTGA
- a CDS encoding transposase: MRREFDYTLYHQRNKCETIFSVIKRRFGSETKSYHNDMKEKELLYRVLAYNCHRMCVISALLWMISRKPT; this comes from the coding sequence ATGAGAAGGGAGTTTGATTATACGCTGTACCATCAGAGAAACAAGTGTGAGACGATATTTTCTGTCATCAAGAGAAGATTTGGTTCAGAGACAAAATCATATCACAATGATATGAAGGAGAAGGAATTGTTGTATCGTGTACTGGCTTACAACTGTCACAGGATGTGTGTGATTTCTGCTTTATTGTGGATGATTTCTAGGAAGCCGACTTGA
- a CDS encoding metallophosphoesterase family protein translates to MRIVHFSDTHLGHGDYSSIDQETGLNQREVDIYTVFREIIDYILESKPDLVVHAGDLFDMVRPSNKAISEALQQFHRLSEAKIPSVIIAGNHSTPRQKTKETIFRIFDFIPYVFPIYGGKYSKNIIGDCAVHAIPHTYSQLELQENLFQLEMDTKCKYNIFVTHGTVQDISDNSWIEFKEQIIPNSVFEYGFDYIALGHFHSLQKIRDNAYYCGSPERLSFNEVKQEKYFLEIDLDTKSIKKVPTQTRMMIDYQSIDCEKLTPDQIIKSVQTLVDDKTKDSIIRLKFDNISRETYSNLDRQKIAELTKDAIHVDHNFNFINEISNGQTITSSMGSLSEEFETFLKKQDLSDERFDLMKNMGLDYLSKVEDKGIIE, encoded by the coding sequence ATGAGAATAGTACATTTTTCAGATACTCATTTAGGACATGGAGATTATTCTTCGATTGATCAAGAAACAGGATTAAATCAAAGAGAGGTAGATATCTACACAGTTTTTCGAGAAATAATTGACTACATACTAGAATCTAAACCAGATTTGGTTGTTCATGCAGGAGATCTTTTTGATATGGTACGTCCATCCAATAAAGCAATTTCTGAGGCACTACAACAATTTCATAGATTATCTGAAGCAAAAATTCCATCAGTGATTATTGCAGGAAATCATTCTACTCCACGACAAAAAACCAAAGAAACAATTTTTAGAATTTTTGATTTTATTCCATATGTTTTTCCTATATATGGTGGAAAATATAGCAAAAACATTATTGGTGATTGTGCGGTTCATGCAATTCCTCACACATACTCACAATTAGAATTACAAGAGAATTTATTTCAACTGGAAATGGATACTAAATGCAAATACAACATTTTTGTGACTCATGGTACGGTTCAAGATATTAGTGATAATTCTTGGATAGAATTTAAAGAACAAATTATTCCAAATTCTGTATTCGAATATGGTTTTGATTATATTGCATTGGGACATTTCCACTCTTTACAAAAAATTAGAGATAATGCATATTATTGTGGGTCTCCTGAACGATTAAGTTTTAATGAAGTAAAACAAGAAAAATATTTTCTCGAAATAGATCTAGATACTAAATCAATAAAGAAAGTCCCTACACAAACACGTATGATGATTGATTATCAAAGTATTGATTGTGAAAAATTAACTCCAGATCAAATTATTAAATCTGTACAAACTTTGGTTGATGACAAAACAAAAGACAGCATTATTCGATTAAAATTTGACAATATTTCTAGAGAGACATATTCAAATCTTGATCGACAAAAAATTGCTGAATTAACTAAAGATGCAATTCATGTTGATCACAATTTCAATTTTATAAATGAAATTTCAAATGGGCAAACCATCACTTCCTCAATGGGTAGCTTAAGTGAAGAATTTGAAACCTTTCTAAAAAAACAAGATTTGTCTGATGAAAGATTTGATTTGATGAAAAATATGGGTTTGGACTATCTTAGTAAAGTTGAGGATAAGGGAATAATAGAATAA
- a CDS encoding DUF2971 domain-containing protein encodes MWKMYADDNLGIAIQSSVKRLKDAFNKSDDYIRIGQVIYLDTTKEGIGRDWIYNKHFFVKRKSFSAENELRACISKNVKYSGSSEVEFEEYGKYVDVDVDTLIEKIYLAPLSKPYFQKAVKSIMNKYGLEKEIIKSELFSLK; translated from the coding sequence ATGTGGAAGATGTATGCAGATGATAATTTAGGAATAGCAATACAATCCTCTGTTAAGAGACTCAAAGATGCGTTCAATAAATCTGATGACTACATAAGAATAGGTCAGGTGATTTATTTGGATACTACAAAAGAAGGAATTGGGAGAGATTGGATTTATAACAAACATTTCTTTGTCAAAAGGAAATCGTTTTCTGCTGAAAATGAACTAAGGGCATGTATTTCAAAAAATGTTAAGTATTCCGGAAGTAGTGAAGTAGAATTTGAAGAATACGGAAAATATGTTGATGTAGATGTAGATACATTGATTGAAAAAATATACTTGGCACCACTTTCAAAACCATACTTTCAAAAAGCGGTAAAATCAATCATGAATAAATATGGATTGGAAAAAGAAATTATCAAATCGGAACTATTTTCTCTGAAATGA
- a CDS encoding tyrosine-type recombinase/integrase: protein MTNKTGEKDMSYMTSTTFYNKFLFWLIRLQPFINETGRPPISADDFVRFYRILYGCGLRISEGLELEIRDFNLDKHTVNIRNSKINEYSLTTILPYDIPMLEKMSETHSKSEKLFPIDRNIAWLYAKQAGRLAGFKISQTYEKREIKGIWTSIFRVSCSKRMFELDANTELVNRKLRKKSPKSINRLSKDKLNILLAWENEKFFKFMESN from the coding sequence ATGACTAACAAAACAGGTGAGAAAGATATGTCCTACATGACCTCAACTACTTTTTACAATAAATTTCTATTCTGGTTAATTCGATTACAACCGTTCATTAATGAAACTGGCAGACCCCCAATAAGCGCAGATGATTTTGTTAGATTTTATAGAATTCTATATGGCTGTGGGCTAAGAATTTCAGAAGGATTAGAATTAGAAATACGAGATTTTAATTTAGATAAACATACTGTAAATATTAGAAATTCTAAAATCAACGAATATTCGCTAACTACTATTTTACCGTATGATATTCCCATGTTAGAGAAAATGTCTGAGACTCATTCCAAATCTGAGAAACTATTTCCAATAGATCGTAATATTGCATGGTTATATGCAAAACAAGCAGGTAGGTTAGCAGGTTTTAAAATATCTCAAACATATGAAAAAAGAGAAATTAAGGGAATTTGGACTTCGATATTCAGGGTATCGTGTTCAAAAAGAATGTTTGAACTTGATGCTAATACTGAATTAGTTAATAGAAAACTACGAAAAAAATCTCCAAAATCCATAAATCGTTTATCAAAGGATAAACTCAATATTTTACTTGCATGGGAAAATGAAAAATTCTTTAAATTCATGGAATCAAACTAG